The following proteins come from a genomic window of Vibrio vulnificus NBRC 15645 = ATCC 27562:
- a CDS encoding HlyD family secretion protein: MSDTIANKSKTKSKLTKTLFLAACAIAFGAMYLSWQYSDSHPSTEDAYVRAKILSVAPQVQGQVVAVEAKDFQAVNKGDLLLKIDARPYLLAVKQAKAAYQLAVQQHDVADKQVTEAVAGLDAARSNLTEAQLEYKRIDSLVTRKLASAQDLDTAKNKLANAQASLEQARASVEKAIANRGEEGAEAAVVQQAAAQLAQAELNLSYTDITSPVDGIAGEINTHVGSVVAVGQTLFPVIIKDSYWVRANFKETDLTHIKPGMEAEVVIDMYPDRVWKATVEELSPASGTSFSLMPPENATGNWVKIKQRFPVRLALDVPKDAPQLRVGASTEVTVDLQSHPL, translated from the coding sequence ATGAGCGACACTATCGCGAACAAAAGCAAAACAAAATCCAAATTGACCAAAACCCTTTTTCTTGCTGCTTGCGCCATTGCCTTTGGCGCGATGTATCTTTCTTGGCAATATTCCGATAGCCATCCAAGCACCGAAGATGCTTACGTTCGAGCGAAGATCCTCTCGGTTGCTCCTCAAGTACAAGGCCAAGTGGTTGCTGTGGAAGCGAAAGATTTCCAAGCCGTGAATAAAGGCGATTTGCTGCTGAAAATTGACGCGCGCCCTTACTTATTGGCCGTCAAACAGGCGAAAGCAGCGTATCAGTTAGCCGTTCAGCAACACGATGTCGCGGACAAACAAGTGACGGAAGCAGTCGCAGGATTAGACGCAGCGCGCTCCAACTTGACGGAAGCTCAGTTGGAATACAAACGTATTGATTCTCTCGTGACGCGTAAATTGGCTTCTGCTCAAGATCTCGATACCGCTAAGAACAAACTGGCTAATGCTCAAGCCAGTCTAGAACAAGCGCGGGCATCGGTCGAAAAAGCAATTGCGAACCGTGGTGAAGAAGGGGCTGAAGCCGCAGTGGTTCAGCAAGCGGCCGCTCAATTGGCTCAAGCCGAGTTAAACCTGAGCTATACCGACATCACCTCGCCTGTGGATGGAATCGCTGGCGAAATCAATACGCATGTGGGCTCTGTGGTGGCTGTGGGTCAAACGCTGTTTCCGGTGATCATCAAAGACAGCTATTGGGTACGCGCCAACTTCAAAGAAACGGACCTTACCCATATTAAACCCGGCATGGAGGCAGAAGTGGTGATCGACATGTATCCAGATCGGGTTTGGAAAGCAACGGTCGAAGAACTTTCTCCAGCCAGCGGGACTTCTTTCTCTTTGATGCCACCTGAAAACGCAACGGGTAACTGGGTCAAAATCAAGCAGCGCTTCCCTGTTCGTTTGGCGCTTGACGTGCCAAAAGACGCCCCTCAATTACGCGTGGGAGCCAGTACAGAAGTAACGGTTGATTTGCAAAGTCACCCACTTTGA
- a CDS encoding MDR family MFS transporter, whose translation MNNQITADKRGIATVAVMLSAIMVLIDMTVANVSLSHMMGALGATADQITWVLTGYSMAEAIFIPMTSFWVSRFGERKVMLVAVIGFVIASALCGQATSLEEMVLFRIIQGAFGASVIPLAQSMLVQIYPSEQKGKAMAIFSIGILLGPILGPVVGGIITDNINWRWIFYVNLPFGLVCATLIYRYIHISNKTKPNFDWWIIGYMALGVGALQFVLDKGNDEDWFNSRMIQTAALLAVIGLIMWVYRSWKTKSPIAPLWLLKDKNLMVSSLMIAVVSMAMFGLTTQQPMLLESLLHYPVSTTGMLMAPRGLASAAMLILVIKLNPQFDPRLKIIFGLTCIGIGSYLMTLYSLEIDTFWIVMPSMIQGMGLGLTFSTLSTLAYLTLPKEQSVAGASIYNLFRTIGSSFGISIATTFQYRDSQQQWHALGEGINPYNPVLHDWASQQGLSITDPAALEQYQTMLHQQSQMVAFIHTFQLVGVMFVIMMPMLILIRSK comes from the coding sequence ATGAATAATCAAATAACGGCAGACAAACGGGGAATTGCCACCGTCGCCGTGATGCTATCTGCCATCATGGTGCTGATTGACATGACAGTGGCCAACGTCTCCCTTTCACATATGATGGGTGCGCTGGGCGCAACCGCAGACCAAATCACTTGGGTGCTGACAGGCTACAGTATGGCGGAGGCGATCTTCATCCCGATGACCAGTTTCTGGGTCTCTCGATTTGGTGAGCGCAAAGTGATGCTGGTGGCGGTGATTGGCTTTGTGATTGCGAGTGCCCTATGTGGCCAAGCCACCTCACTCGAAGAAATGGTGCTCTTTCGCATCATTCAAGGTGCGTTTGGTGCATCGGTCATCCCACTCGCACAATCGATGCTGGTGCAGATCTACCCTTCGGAGCAAAAAGGCAAAGCGATGGCGATTTTCTCCATCGGTATTTTGTTGGGGCCGATTCTCGGTCCAGTCGTGGGCGGAATCATTACCGATAACATCAACTGGCGTTGGATTTTCTACGTCAACCTACCCTTTGGGCTGGTATGTGCGACGCTGATTTATCGCTACATTCATATCAGCAACAAAACAAAGCCGAATTTCGATTGGTGGATCATCGGCTATATGGCGCTCGGCGTTGGCGCGCTTCAATTTGTGCTGGATAAAGGCAACGACGAAGATTGGTTTAACTCACGCATGATTCAAACCGCGGCGTTACTTGCCGTTATTGGCTTGATTATGTGGGTCTATCGCAGTTGGAAAACCAAAAGCCCGATAGCGCCACTGTGGTTGCTGAAAGACAAAAACCTCATGGTCTCCTCGTTGATGATTGCGGTTGTCTCGATGGCGATGTTCGGCTTGACCACACAGCAACCCATGCTGTTGGAGAGTCTGTTGCACTATCCCGTTTCGACTACGGGCATGTTGATGGCTCCGCGAGGGTTGGCGTCAGCAGCCATGTTAATCCTAGTGATCAAACTCAATCCACAGTTTGACCCTAGATTGAAGATCATCTTCGGCTTAACTTGCATCGGTATTGGTAGCTACTTGATGACCTTGTACTCGTTGGAAATCGATACTTTCTGGATCGTGATGCCCAGCATGATTCAAGGCATGGGTTTGGGATTAACCTTCTCTACCCTATCCACATTGGCGTATCTGACACTACCCAAAGAGCAATCGGTCGCGGGCGCCAGTATCTATAATTTGTTTCGCACCATTGGCAGCTCGTTTGGTATTTCCATCGCGACCACCTTTCAATATCGCGACAGTCAACAGCAATGGCATGCGTTGGGCGAAGGCATCAATCCTTATAATCCGGTACTGCATGATTGGGCGTCGCAGCAAGGGCTCTCTATCACTGATCCTGCCGCGCTTGAGCAGTATCAGACCATGCTGCATCAACAGTCACAAATGGTGGCGTTCATTCATACCTTCCAGCTCGTGGGGGTCATGTTCGTTATCATGATGCCAATGCTGATATTGATACGTTCGAAATAA